The following are encoded together in the Daucus carota subsp. sativus chromosome 5, DH1 v3.0, whole genome shotgun sequence genome:
- the LOC108222353 gene encoding UDP-glucose 4-epimerase, translating into MGSFPKFVLLNEAFKVSIIDNLDNAVEDTVFRVKDLVGSQLSHNLEFHLGDIRNKDDLEKLFSKNKSWYVVDIWGLKAVGESVAHPFRYFSNNSAESITLYETMAKYNCKKTWFLLKIYEELQAMNPYGRTKLFLEEIARDIQKADSDRRIILLRYFNPVGGHENGKIVENPKGIPNNLLPYIQQVAVGRLPELNVYGHDYPTPDGTAIRDYIHVMDLAYGHIVALQKLLSDDIGCIAYNLGTGRGTSVLEMVAAFEKASGKKIPLKLCAKRPGDATAVYASTEKAEKELCWKAKYGVKECAVNKIQA; encoded by the exons ATGGGTTCTTTCCCAAAGTTTGTGCTGCTTAATGAGGCCTTTAAGGTCTCTATTATCGATAATCTTGACAATGCTGTTGAAGATACTGTCTTCAGAGTCAAGGATTTAGTGGGTTCTCAGCTTTCTCACAATCTTGAGTTTCATTTG GGAGATATCAGAAATAAGGATGATTTGGAGAAGCTATTTTCGAAAAATAA ATCATGGTATGTTGTTGACATATGGGGGCTTAAGGCTGTCGGGGAGAGTGTTGCTCATCCTTTCCGTTACTTCAGTAACAATTCGGCCGAATCAATCACTTTGTATGAGACAATGGCCAAGTATAACTGCAAGAAG ACATGGTTTCTCCTAAAGATTTATGAAGAGTTACAAGCCATGAATCCATATGGGCGCACTAAG CTTTTCCTTGAAGAAATTGCTCGGGACATTCAGAAGGCGGATTCAGACCGAAGAATCATTTTGCTAAGGTACTTTAACCCTGTTGGGGGCCATGAGAATGGAAAAATTGTCGAAAATCCAAAGGGCATTCCAAACAATCTTTTGCCTTATATACAACAAGTAGCTGTGGGCAGATTACCTGAGTTAAATGTATATGGTCATGACTATCCCACACCAGATGGTACTGCG ATCCGTGATTACATCCATGTTATGGATTTAGCATATGGTCATATTGTGGCACTCCAGAAGCTCTTATCAGATGATATAG GTTGTATTGCCTACAATCTGGGGACTGGCCGTGGTACATCTGTGCTTGAAATGGTTGCGGCATTTGAGAAAGCATCTGGAAAG AAAATCCCTTTAAAGCTTTGTGCAAAGAGGCCGGGAGATGCTACAGCTGTTTATGCATCAACTGAGAAAGCAGAGAAAGAGCTTTGTTGGAA GGCAAAGTATGGTGTCAAGGAATGTGCTGTGAACAAGATCCAAGCCTGA